Genomic window (Sphingomonas japonica):
GACCGGCATTGGGTGCGATCGGTCGCAACTCGCCAAGTCCGATAGACTTGAGCCTGGCGCGATCGACGCCGCGCTGAGCCGCGAGATAGTCGAGCACCGCTTCGGCGCGCGCTTCGGACAAGCGCTGATTGTAGGCGTCATCGCCCTTGGCGTCGGTATGGCCTTCGACCGACACACTCGGAGGATTCTGTGCCGCGATCAGCGCTGCGAGCTTGTCGAGCGTCCCCCGTGCGTCCGGCTGGATCGTCGCCTTGTCGAAGTCGAAGGTCACGTCGCCCGGCAGCGACACCAACGTGCCGCGATCGGTCTGCGTGGCACCAAGGTCGGACTGGAGCGACTGAACCTGGCTCAACTGGGTCTGCCCCGAGCCATTGCCCGCCGCAAGGCCGCTCTGCACCCCGCCGGCGCTGCGCAACTGCGAATTGCCGGCGGCGAATGCCCTTAGGCTACTGACTTTTTTTTTGAGCCGTCGTCGGAATAGGCCGCAGTCGTCACCGGGATGTCGACGACGAATTTGGGATTGTAGGAGCCTTCGCTCGTGCCGCCATTCTCGTTGATGACCAGTTGCACCTGCGGGCCTTCGGGCACCGCGCCGATGAAGACGAGATCACCGGTGACGGTGGCGCCGCTGGCGATCTTGACGTCTTCGTCGGTGATCGGCGGCGACAGGAAGAATTTGCGGTTATTGGCAAGCAGATAGGTGTGCTTGCTGTAATTGGCCCAGTTCAGCTGAACCTCGCGGCGGTGGCCGTTGACATAGGTCATGTTGACCACGGTCTCGGTCGGCTTGACCTGGATCGAGTTGAGCCGGAGCACGCCACCATTGGGGTGAATCTGCTCCACCGACAGCTTCATCGGCGTGCCGTTGTTGAGCAGCTTGTCGAAGATGCCCGCTTCTTCCGGCGTCAGGTCCGCCGCGTTGTCGCCGCTGGCGGCTGCGGTCTCGCCGTCCAAAGCGGCCGCCTCTTCGTCCGAACGGACGTTGCACGCCGACAGCGCGAACGCCGCGGCAAGGACCATCGTCATCGGTATCAACGCTGGCTTCATCGCTCGCTTCTCCGGATCGTTGCGTTGCAGCAATAACTCGCTGGCAGGACGCAGGTTCCTATTCGTGGAACTCGTCGAGGTCGGGGATGCGCCCGAACGCGATCTTGGTGCCGACGCGGTCGAGGCGGCCGCCGCCCAGCGGGCCGACCGTGACGGCGTTGCGCCCGAAGCGTTCGTTCATGCGGTCCATCGCGCGGCTGAGCGCCAGCGTGCGCGTCTCGCGCGCAAGCGGATCGTCGGGGTCGAGCGCGGCGAACAGCGAACCCTGCTCGCCTACCACCGGCTCGATCTCGCACAGCGTGACGCCGACCATGCGCAGCCGAAACCCTCCGGGACGCTGCCGCCCCGCGCCTGCAAGGCGCGGAAACAGGGCGTCGAGCGCCGACAGGATGACAAAGCTGTCCTGCGTGCTCGGCAATTTGACCGATGCGTGCCAGTTGCTCTTGTCGTCCTCGAACTTGCCGTGAAGCACCAGCAGCCGGCAGCGATAACCCTTTCGCCGAAGCCGCGATGCCGCCTTGAGAGCGAGGCGGCGGGCGGTCAGCCGGGTCGGTTCCAGCCCGCGCTTCTGCGGGCTGAGCACATGGCTGTGGCCGATCGATCGGCTCTGCGTCGGCTTTTCCGGCAGGTCGACGCCGTGGAGCAGATACCACAGGCGATCGCCATTGGTTCCGCCCCACGCCGTGCCCGCATCCCGCGGACGGCGGCGGCAAAGCTCCTCGATCTCGTTGATCCCGTCCTGCGCCAGCCGCCGCTCCATCTTCGCGCCGATCCCGGCAATGTCGCGCAGCTTGAGGTCGAACAGGCGGTGGGGCAGGTCGAGTGCCTCGAACACGGTCAGTCCATCGGGCTTTTGCAGATCCGACGCGAGCTTGGCGAGCAGGCGGTTGGGGGCGATGCCGACCGAGCTTTGCAGGCATTCGCCGACCCGCGCACGGATCCCCGCCTTGATCCGCCGCGCGAGCGCCATTGCCGTGTCGCGGTCATTCTCGTTGTCGAGCAGGCGGCAGGCGACCTCGTCGATCGAGCAGACCTTCGTGACCGGAATATGGGTCCAGATCTCGGCAACGATGGCGTCGTGGAACTCGACATATTTTTCGTGCCGCGCGGGCGTGACGATCAGGTCGCGGCACAGGCGGCGCGCTTCCCAAACCGGCGTGCCGGTCGAGATGCCGTAGCGCTTCGCCTCGATCGATGCGGCGATCGCCACGGTGGTGTCGCTGTCGACCGGCGCGACGATGACCGGACGACCGCGCAGGTCGGGGTTCAGCTGCTGCTCGACGCTGGCGAAATAGCTGTTGAGATCGAGGAACAGCCAGCGCAGCGGACGCGGTGGAAATGCCAGGGTGGCGGAGTGAAGTTGAGAAAGTTCACACCTACGTTCGGGGTTGCCGAGGGCGGGCGCGAGGGTGCTGGCCGCAGGGGCGGAGACGAGTCCGGCAGAGCGAGTCGCAACGGGCATAGCCGGGGAACAATAGCAGAACATCTGCGCGTAGGACAGCGATGCATACACCCTCTTGCTGGCGCAGGCTGGTATCTCGTGCTGGAGGGGCTAAGGCTGACGACATGGCGGGCGTGGAAAGGTTCGTTGATCGAAAAGGGGTAGCCGGTGTTCCGGGACCTAATTCGATACCTTCGAGCGAGGTTTGAGACCCCAGCGTTCGCCGAGGTGACGGTTCGGGAGCTTGGCGGTACAAATGATTGATCGATACAAGGCGGCCGCCTGACATGGTCAAGACGTCCGAAGAATTGGCGCTGATGCGGGTATCGGGCAAGCTGCTGGCGGCAGTGTTCGAAATGCTCGACCGGCTGGAATTGGCGGGGATGTCGACGCTGCAAATCGATACGTTGGTCGAGCGCTTCATCACCGACGAACTCGCCGCGCGGCCAGCAAGCAAGGGGCAATATGGATTTGGCCATGTGCTAAATTGCTCGATCAATCACGTCGTCTGCCACGGAGTACCTGATCCGCACGCGACCCTGCGCGACGGCGACATCGT
Coding sequences:
- a CDS encoding OmpA family protein; translated protein: MRSAGGVQSGLAAGNGSGQTQLSQVQSLQSDLGATQTDRGTLVSLPGDVTFDFDKATIQPDARGTLDKLAALIAAQNPPSVSVEGHTDAKGDDAYNQRLSEARAEAVLDYLAAQRGVDRARLKSIGLGELRPIAPNAGPTGGDDAEGRQKNRRVEVILGR
- a CDS encoding Y-family DNA polymerase, with translation MPVATRSAGLVSAPAASTLAPALGNPERRCELSQLHSATLAFPPRPLRWLFLDLNSYFASVEQQLNPDLRGRPVIVAPVDSDTTVAIAASIEAKRYGISTGTPVWEARRLCRDLIVTPARHEKYVEFHDAIVAEIWTHIPVTKVCSIDEVACRLLDNENDRDTAMALARRIKAGIRARVGECLQSSVGIAPNRLLAKLASDLQKPDGLTVFEALDLPHRLFDLKLRDIAGIGAKMERRLAQDGINEIEELCRRRPRDAGTAWGGTNGDRLWYLLHGVDLPEKPTQSRSIGHSHVLSPQKRGLEPTRLTARRLALKAASRLRRKGYRCRLLVLHGKFEDDKSNWHASVKLPSTQDSFVILSALDALFPRLAGAGRQRPGGFRLRMVGVTLCEIEPVVGEQGSLFAALDPDDPLARETRTLALSRAMDRMNERFGRNAVTVGPLGGGRLDRVGTKIAFGRIPDLDEFHE